The Castanea sativa cultivar Marrone di Chiusa Pesio chromosome 11, ASM4071231v1 genome contains a region encoding:
- the LOC142615845 gene encoding serine/threonine-protein kinase D6PKL2 yields MERAKESKKLMGMGKVPISGEASNAHKASVREFGQLPHLHLHDVVQLSNAHELLQLSNAREVGHLSNARSVSVRELGQLSNARTVSVRELGHLSNARTVSARELGHLSNAHIVSVKDVRQIPNVPMVFVREDGSEARDSQDSDSPVPLRTWRGKTSLPEREELMPDVITFKGSGDSFEEGGSSSFSGASHPPEPVDTDLMRTVYVPIGQNKSEAGCLMKSMSMKGPFLEDLSIRVPAKKPGPAVLSPAESLVEELNDVGALCSPFSVPRASQNTENSLHPDSDDKECVWDASLPPSGNVSPHSSIDSTGVVTAMSVVNSCASTYRSDAISDGMLSVERNFEYTKGSVRGDSLESAKTSVSRASDSSGLSDDSNWSNITGSANKPHKGNDPRWKAILAIRARDGILGMSHFRLLKRLGCGDIGSVYLSELSGTRCFFAMKVMDKASLASRKKLCRAQTEREILQLLDHPFLPTLYTHFETDRFSCLVMEYCPGGDLHTLRQRQPGKHFSEYAARFYAAEVLLALEYLHMLGVVYRDLKPENVLVRDDGHIMLSDFDLSLRCTVSPTLVKTSLLDSDPSKRAAGGAFCVQPACIEPSSVCIQPACFIPRIFPQKGKKKTRKTRVELGLPASTLPELVAEPTAARSMSFVGTHEYLAPEIIKGEGHGSAVDWWTFGIFLHELLYGKTPFKGSGNRATLFNVVGQQLRFPESPATTYASRDLIKGLLVKEPQHRLGVKRGATEIKQHPFFEGVNWALIRCSTPPEVPRPVEAEFPGKFGPAVDTIGIGSGSKRMVGGGIGGGGGGGGGGGVGGGTDMKPGGKYLDFEFF; encoded by the exons ATGGAGAGGGCTAAAGAATCAAAGAAACTTATGGGTATGGGGAAAGTGCCCATTTCTGGTGAGGCGTCAAATGCACATAAGGCCTCAGTAAGGGAATTCGGTCAGCTACCACACTTGCACTTGCATGATGTAGTTCAGCTATCCAATGCACACGAGCTACTCCAGCTATCAAATGCGCGTGAGGTAGGCCATCTATCAAATGCCCGTTCAGTCTCAGTAAGAGAATTGGGCCAGTTATCAAATGCGCGTACAGTCTCAGTAAGAGAATTGGGCCACTTATCAAATGCGCGTACAGTCTCAGCAAGAGAATTGGGCCACTTATCAAATGCGCATATAGTTTCAGTAAAAGATGTTCGTCAGATACCAAATGTGCCTATGGTTTTCGTAAGAGAAGATGGATCTGAAGCAAGGGACTCTCAAGATTCAGACTCACCTGTACCTCTAAGAACATGGAGAGGAAAAACCTCTTTGCCTGAACGTGAAGAACTTATGCCCGATGTCATCACATTCAAGGGAAGTGGGGATTCATTTGAGGAAGGTGGTTCTAGTTCTTTTTCTGGGGCTAGTCATCCCCCTGAACCTGTTGATACAGATCTAATGAGAACGGTTTATGTTCCAATAGGTCAAAACAAATCTGAGGCAGGATGCTTAATGAAGAGCATGTCCATGAAGGGTCCTTTTCTAGAAGATCTTTCAATTCGGGTTCCTGCTAAAAAACCAGGCCCAGCTGTTCTTTCCCCTGCAGAAAGTTTGGTTGAAGAACTAAATGATGTTGGTGCTTTGTGTTCACCATTTTCAGTTCCTCGTGCATCACAAAATACAGAAAACTCCCTCCACCCAGATTCTGATGACAAGGAATGTGTGTGGGATGCTTCTTTGCCTCCAAGTGGCAATGTAAGTCCACATAGTAGCATTGACAGTACTGGTGTTGTTACAGCTATGAGTGTTGTCAATAGCTGTGCCAGTACATATCGGAGTGATGCAATCAGTGATGGAATGCTTAGTGTGGAGAGGAACTTTGAGTATACAAAAGGGAGTGTTAGAGGGGATTCACTTGAGAGTGCAAAAACTAGTGTTAGTCGAGCAAGTGATAGTAGTGGCCTTAGTGATGATAGTAATTGGAGCAACATTACTGGAAGTGCTAATAAGCCTCACAAAGGAAATGATCCTAGGTGGAAGGCTATTCTTGCCATCCGAGCTAGGGATGGAATTTTGGGAATGAGTCATTTTAGATTGCTCAAGCGGCTTGGTTGTGGTGACATTGGCAGTGTGTATCTCTCAGAGCTGAGTGGGACTCGTTGCTTTTTTGCAATGAAAGTAATGGACAAGGCATCCCTTGCTAGCAGGAAGAAATTGTGTAGGGCTCAGACAGAAAGGGAGATTTTGCAGCTGCTGGACCATCCATTTCTCCCAACTTTATATACACATTTTGAGACTGACAGATTCTCCTGCTTGGTCATGGAATATTGTCCAGGGGGTGATCTTCACACTTTAAGGCAACGGCAACCTGGGAAACATTTCTCCGAGTATGCTGCACG GTTTTATGCGGCAGAGGTTCTGTTGGCCCTTGAGTATCTTCACATGCTTGGAGTTGTGTACAGGGACTTAAAACCTGAAAATGTTTTGGTTCGTGATGATGGACACATAATGCTTTCAGACTTTGACCTTTCCCTAAGATGTACTGTTTCCCCGACCTTGGTAAAAACCTCCTTGTTGGATTCTGACCCTTCAAAACGGGCAGCTGGTGGTGCATTCTGCGTCCAACCTGCCTGTATTGAGCCTTCTTCAGTATGCATCCAGCCTGCCTGTTTTATTCCCCGGATATTCCCTCAAAAAGGCAAGAAGAAGACCCGAAAAACTCGAGTTGAGCTTGGGTTGCCAGCCAGTACACTTCCAGAGCTTGTTGCAGAGCCTACCGCAGCCCGATCTATGTCATTTGTTGGAACCCATGAATACCTAGCCCCAGAAATTATCAAGGGAGAAGGCCATGGCAGTGCAGTTGATTGGTGGACATTTGGCATTTTCTTGCATGAATTACTGTATGGTAAAACCCCATTCAAAGGCTCAGGAAACCGCGCAACACTATTCAATGTAGTAGGGCAGCAACTCAGATTCCCAGAGTCACCAGCAACTACTTATGCAAGTCGGGATCTGATCAAAGGCTTGCTGGTGAAGGAGCCACAGCACCGACTTGGGGTGAAGAGGGGTGCAACCGAGATCAAGCAGCACCCCTTCTTTGAGGGCGTAAATTGGGCTCTAATACGTTGCAGCACCCCGCCAGAAGTGCCTAGACCAGTGGAGGCTGAGTTTCCTGGGAAGTTTGGACCAGCAGTTGACACAATTGGGATTGGTAGCGGCAGTAAAAGGATGGTAGGAGGAGGaataggaggaggaggaggaggaggaggaggaggaggagtagGAGGAGGGACAGACATGAAGCCTGGGGGTAAATATCTGGACTTTGAGTTCTTTTAG